A single region of the Palaemon carinicauda isolate YSFRI2023 chromosome 17, ASM3689809v2, whole genome shotgun sequence genome encodes:
- the LOC137656477 gene encoding uncharacterized protein produces MSRGRRPFDPKREKEEADPGVADIESAEEEGVLILSSNNEDIPVQTLLPPEAYTVSIDLSDAYRHFPIGRHFSPYLGLILERKGYVFRAMPFGLNIAPRIFTKVIDAVVQQLWKKGLQVAAYLDNWLAWAPLALEYSEATTQVVRFLQSLGFQINFKKSRLTPAQVFQWLEIHSNLVPFPFYTSLQEKRSQSGL; encoded by the exons ATGAGCAGGGGTCGGCGTCCTTTCGATcccaaaagagagaaagaggaggcAGATCCAGGGGTCGCGGACATCGAgtcggcagaggaggaaggggtgctTATCCTCAGCTCAAACAATGAGGATATTCCG GTACAGACCTTACTACCCCCGGAGGCTTACACGGTCTCTATAGATCTTTCCGACGCTTATCGGCATTTTCCGATAGGTcgacacttctccccctaccttggtctCATCCTGGAGCGAAAGggttatgtattcagagctatgccattcgggctcaacattgctccgaggattttcacgaaggttatcgacgcagtcgttcaacaactttgGAAAAAAGGCCTCcaggtagcggcatacctggacaactggctagcGTGGGCTCCTTTGGCACTGGAGTACTCGGAAGCAACCACTCAAGTTGTAAGGTTCCTTCAGTCTctaggatttcagatcaacttcaagaagtcaagACTGACCCCAGCGCAAGTTTTCCAGTGGTTGGAGATTCACTCGAACCTAGTCCCATTCCCTTTCTATACCTCCCTCCAAGAGAAAAGAAGTCAATCAGGTCTCTGA